The genome window AGTCATTTTTGAAGTTAGTTAGGGCACTgtgcttttttatttttttaatcggAGAAATATTGGAATGAATCATAGTAGATCGAGAGGAAGTACGGAGATTGTGACACTAATTAGCTGTTTTATTGGATTGATAAGAAAACGAAGGACAAGCGAAAAGGAAAATAATTAGGGAATCTTAACCACAATTAAGATAATCATAATTAGTTTAACTGTTGTTAAGAGTAAGGTGTATAGTTGTGCTGTCTTCAATTGAGTGAAATGCAAACTACTCGGCTCCCGTCCTGTTTACATGCACctatttattcaaaaaaaaaaatgatccatttttaaatttggaaacaatttagcttaaattttaaattctaacagattttataatcacacaaataatCTAAATCCTTTTTAACTTGTTTAGGATAACatattccaattttttttttttaaaaaaatccgtGCCTAATCAAACATTTTCACGCAAATTAGATCGGAGGGAGTATTacgtataattttttatttttttgccttCTTTAAAGTTGTGCTTTGCTTACCTCATAATATACTCTCAGGTGGAGGATTTGAGGAATTTTTTTGATGTGATGGTTGCTTTGTTAAAGTACGGTTTGAATTATTGATTAGATATTTGGTTCTTTTCATAGGCATTACAACTTGTTCCTCTGATTCTTTTTTCCATCTGAGTGCTCATTTAAGAATATAATACTTATTTatctataaatataactatgcTTTTCTGTGTTAATTGCAACCGTTGGTTCTGATGCTTTACTATATTGGTGCAATATATTGTTTTTTAAATAGAATCGTGCTTCTGGCTTTTACCATAATATATATTCTTTGTTCTTCTGCCTGGAAAAGCTCAGTTAGGCCTCAGTGTTGTTTTTTCACATAATGAATCTTCCTTTTTGCAAGGTGCTCAGCTTTTCCACTATGTTGTTCCCTGGGGAAAGAAGATTTTTATTTTATACATGTTCTGTCCTGATTATGGCATCAGTAAAGTCCCCTAAATATTTGTCTTATTCGGGCGTAAATGCTAATGTTCTGAGTTCAGTGGCTGTTGCATATCAGTAACCTTTTTCACTATCATAAGTAGCATCTATCTGCCTCCACTCAAATGAAAAATTAGCCAGAAAGTGACGCGTGAAAAGAAAAAATTTCTCCCACAAAGAAGCAGAAAATTGAGAAAGTAACAGTAAATAATATGTACCACGTTTGTCTATGCATAAATGCAATTTCCCCTTGGAAAAGAAATTGTGATCAATAACTTAGTCTATTTCATTTACCTATAAAACCTGCAGGCTGAGCCGTCTCCAACTACAGGTTCCTTCTCCAAGCTTCAAGCAGTGCAAGGCTCTGGTGGAAACGCTGCATTCTTATTGACAAGAGGTTATTCCAGTGGCAATACATACAGTGAAAGAAAATCCAGCTGCTTTGAGTTCAAATTTGCTGGTGGATCTAGTTCTACATCTGGATCATTAGCGGCGGAACATGTGGTAATGCTCTGTTGAAATATTATTGATGTTGGATTAGAAAGATAGAACAATACAAAAAGATGACTagttgttttttttgttttctctTCCTCCCCACCCCCTCAAACAAAGGGCTTTTCAGTATTAGCAGAAAGTCTTCTTTGACAACTGACATATGCTTGATTTAGAGAAATTGAAATTAATTCTGATGTTCTTGGAATTCTGTCTTTCTCAAGTTATGGTGTCTATTTGCCCTTAATTCCAATTGTGTAGGTTTTCGATAGTGTTGTAACATGCTATCAGGATGTGCGCTTTCTTTGATTTGCTAAGGTAGGTGTGTTTCAATATCGAAGAGACTCATGTTTCTTAAAGGGCAACACTCCAGTCCTTTTCAAACAAGTAGAGCAATAGTAATTTGGTTATGTCTGTAAGTTGACAGCAGCATGAGCAGCAGTTGAGTATGTTCATGCATAAAATTAAGGAATGAATTGTTAAACAGGTGATGTGGCCGTCATTTATTTTGCATTGTTAATGATCCCCCTTCCCTGTTTGATGATTTGACACATTACTATAATGACATGATATTCACGTATTCCAAGAATTGGAAGTCATCAaacaaataaaaattataaaaatcattTAATTTGCAGGGAATGCCCAATAAGTAACTTAATTCTATTCTTCTGTCACCATTAAATTCAAATTAGTATGTATGTTATGCTTAACCAATGTATTAGTCAAAGTAATTTTGTTGAACTTTTAGCAAATCAACATGTAGTATCTAGATGACACAATTTCCATAAGCAGGGAAATGACTGCATTTCCTTGTGCTATTTGCTCAAAGTCCTTTTATTGAACTGAATTttgttttaaaagaaaaaaagatactTTAAATAAATTACAGATGAAGATTGAGCTATtgataaatgaaataacggaTTGTAGCTGTCATAAAAGAAATTGATTTTTTTATAAGAAAATTATGATGCTTGTTTTGCACTATTAACGCTTTCTATATCTGATAGTACTGTTTTCTTCCTCTTCCTTCTTGTTTTGTTTTGAATGGCGGGTGGGTGGAAGGGCTTGATGATAGGCATCCTTTATTTACCGACACTTCTAGTTTAAAAGCATCTATTTCCATGTATATCTTAAAGGTTCCAGCAGAGGATGCAAGTGCCTTGCACGCCTTTTTACTTTTTTGGCCTCTTCTAATGGGCTTTCTCTTCTTTTAGATCTCTAAAAAACAATATGTGAATTTATTTcttgacccaaaaaaaaaaagaattaatttCTGTTAGTTTATTGAGTACCTTATTTTCACAAAAAGAAAATTGTATTAATTTACTAGTAGAATCTGGTTGTTAGTTCCTACATTCCTAACACACTTCTGTAATCAAGATTTCTACAGGTTTGAACCAACAACCAGATGAGCCATTAAAAGAAGTTCAAGACCAAAGTCATCCTCAATTGGTAGCTACTTCATCTCTAGCTAAGCATGAGATGGCATCATCAAAAGAACTGAGTTTATCTGCACCTATAAATGTTGATGATTCTTCAAAAGAAGAGAGTCTATCTGCACCTATGAATGTTGATGCCATGAATATGAGAAGTCAATCTAATACAAGCATGCAAGTTTCACTTGTTGATCATAAAGATGTATCATCAGTAACTGCTGAGAGATCATCAGATGATGGGTATAACTGGCGAAAGTATGGCCAGAAACTTGTAAAAGGAAGTGAATTTCCTAGGAGCTATTACAAATGTACATACCCAAACTGTGAAGTGAAAAAGATATTTGAGCGGTCACCTGAAGGACAAATAACAGAGATCGTTTATAAAGGTTCTCATGATCATCCTAAACCCCAACTGAGCCGTCGATTTACTCCTGGTGCTCTTATGTCCATCCAAGAAGATAAATGTGAGAAAATAGCTCTTTTAGTATTGTTTCCCTCTCGATGAGCATAAAGtggtaattttgaaaaaaaaaatctttaattttattttgagtcAATCTTTATCAATTCTCAGTCTTTGTTGAGGACAAGTTCAACACCAATGCCCAGACCAGTAAAATTGAGCCCATTAGTACTCCCGTATCACCTCAGCAAGTGGATGCTGATGGTCCTGAAGGGGCAGTTTCACAGATGCAGGGCACTAATGATGATATGGATGAGGATGATCCATTTGTGAAAAGAAGGTAAAGCTAATGGAAAGCCTTCAATATATTCCCGCTAATAGATCTGATTAAATGGTTAAAACTTTAAGCAGGAAAATGGATGGTGCAGTGGATATAACACCAGTGATTAAGCCAATCCGTGAACCACGCGTTGTTGTTCAAACTGTCAGTGAAGTTGATATATTAGATGATGGGTACCGGTGGCGCAAGTATGGACAGAAGGTGGTCCGAGGCAATCCTAATCCTAGGTATGCAACACTATATGGTTTGTAGTTACTTGAACATATGACCTGTGTTACATGAATGTCGTGTACACAGACACTTAAATGTGGTATGCAACGAGTATTTGACAAAGGTCGTTACTGGTTGTTGGTTAGTCTCTAGACGATCGAGTATTTGGTAGGTGTGTAGTCTAAGAAAATATGATACTTGTGATATCATGCCCTTCTCCTGATGAGAGGCAAAAGCCTAAAAGAGACAATAGGATCCTAAATCCATCAATATCCAAGATCTTGCCGTTGTTGGGTGTTTAATAGGAGTTAGAGACCACTTATTGTGAAATTCATCAAACATTCGCATGTATCATGGTTTATCTACACTAATCCACATACATTACAATTCTTGTAAATCTCTCGTAAGCTTTTGTAACACGTCCATGCATAGAGGGATGCTCTATGGTGGAAATCTGTAGAAGCTATGGGTTTCCAGCATTTTCTTTTCCCTTTAACCTGCGAAGTCCATGCATTTCCAAAATTCTTAATTCACCTTTGAGTTTCTTTTAATATTCTCTAATCATGAGTGGTCAATATTTTTTCTCCCAACTTCCGTGTCATGCAGGAGCTATTATAAGTGCACCAATGCTGGATGCCCTGTCAGGAAACATGTGGAGAGGGCTTCTCATGATCCCAAAGCTGTTATCACCACTTATGAAGGAAAACATAATCACGACGTACCTGCTGCAAGGTCTAATAACCATGAAATGGCAGGATCCACGCCTGTAACTGGCGGTTCAAGGATCAGGGCAGAAGAGACTTACTCTATTAATCTGGATCTAGGTGTTGGTTTTGGATATGGTGTGGAGAATGGGAACAATAGGCAACTTCACACCGTCCATAACCAAGTTCAAGTTTCACGTTCCGGTATGATGGTAGTGCAACCAGCTGCAATTGCAGCGCGCTATGGTATTGTAAATGGTGGCATGAGCCGGTTTGGACCTATAGATAATCATGTGCAAGGACATGGTTTTGAGACTTTGCCTTTACAACCTTCTACTCAATTTCCTCAAAACTATGGAAAGATACTCTTGGGCCCATGATTGTTTCTACCTCCATGTATAAGCTTAACAATAAGAAGCCACCATCTATTTTTTCTTGAATATTGGTGGATTACAAAAGACATCTCTAGTTGAAGTATAGATACTTGCCCTCATACTTCTAGGACCCATCATGCTGTATTATACAACTGCTCAGAAAAATGTTGCACTTCCTTTGTACATACCAACAGTATTTTAGGAAGTGAACAACAGTGGATGTCTGAGCAAATATCCACGCCTCCAATATCTTTATCCCCATGAATAGGCAAATTCTATGTACTGTAACTAGGAGGCAAACACATGGCAaatgtattttttgaaaataatatGGTAAAGATAATATAAAAGTGCTTTGGGAGACCTTCATCTCTTTCTTTTCCTACACGTGATTGTTATCAATCGTGCAAATGGTGATTGCAGAATCTCCTTTACTGGTTTCCCCTATCGCTCTAGCATACATAACCATAGACGTGCGTTTAATCCCGGCAAGAGGCTATTTGCGGGTTTTAAGTTATATATGCTAACATTCTAAAAACTTTTTATGATATACCAGTGCAATTTAATCAGTTGTGTCCCATTGAGATTTAACCCTTTGTCATTTTGATTCGtctctaaagaaaaaaaaaattgtttgtaTTATTATAGATCAACTTAACATGATAGTGTCAGTTCACAAAACTTAAAGGAAAGAAATATATAGCAGGATTAGTGTCCAGCCTAAGGATCTTTATAAGTGATAAAAAGGTCTGAATAGAACGAAATGGATATAAGAGATTTATAGTAATAGCTTGCTATAGCTGGTTAAATTGAACTAATGTTGTAAAGAATCTTTATGCCATCGGTGCATATAACttaaatctttcaattaattGTCAGCTCACAACCACATGCTGCAGGTACTGCACACCTCAATATCACAATACGATGCAATGTGAGAGAAGAAAAATATGGAACAGATTCTAAGAAGAAGATTATAGTACGGTGCTCTTAACTGAATACAAACAGAAAGGTCTACCTTTTACCATTATCAAGCTAGAAGTTACATGCACCTACTTAGGGTAGGATACTATTTCCAGGCACAAGAGGCAACTAAATCTCGATTCATCCAGCCAAGATAAAGAGCGCCATTTCTCTCATCAAGCGTATAACTTTGGTAGTAATTCTCCAGCAGGGTCTTGATTGTAGCATTTACTGAGGAGCTTAATGGATATGGATTGAACCCAGCCATAAGAAATCGTGACCTCCACCTTTCAAGAAGCTCATGACGCTCCACTCTTTCTGCCCCTTCACATGCTATTATGTTCACAATTTCCCGGGCCAGGCAATGCTGCTCAACGTTGATTCGTTGCTTATGGTCCCTAGGTAGAGCAACATCTATTGATTCAAATATAGATAGGTAGTAGTTCAGTGTCTCCAAAAACCTGGGAAAGAACTGTACTGTATTAGTGTTGGACTCTTGCTCCACTAAGGTCACAATCTTGGGAGACAAGCTCTTAACCATCCTCAGAAGTCTGTCTCTGTGATTTTTAGTGCCAACACTCTCATCAGGCATATGGTGCAAGACAAGTGCAAAATTCACGGCCAATGGTTCGCCAGGCCGAACCTTTAGGTGCTCAATCTCAACATCGGAGCAAGAAGCAGCCACGGAATGAAATTCAAAAGGTACATTGCAAGATGCAGCAATGCTTGATAACCTCCGACCAACAATTTCAATCCCTCCTCCTCTGGCATAAGCCGACGTGGAATCATCAATTCCTGTAATGCGGATTCGTGGGGGTCCACCGGGCCGGGCTGCAAGAGCATGGATTAGGGTGATCCACTGGCTACCCTGAGCAATCTGAAAATCAATTATATGAATTGTGTTCTCTTCTTTCACGGCATCAACAATTGCACCATTTGCCGACAAATATCCAAACTTGAAGTATGGGCAGATTTCATAAAGCAAATGCATGTATGACATTAGCTCAACGCTAGTCGGCTCTTTGCACCGTAGGGCCTTGTAGATGGAGCTTCCTGAGGAGGCCAATCTGGCAACTAATCCTTCCAGCATATACGCTCCTAAGCGTTGCATTGGAGAACCGCAAACTGATACCACTGTGCGTAGTTCTGACATTAACCATTCAGCTGTTACTAAATTATTATCTGCTATTGCTTTAGCACAGGCAATAAGCACTTGTTTCAAATCTCCATTAGGCATCATCTCCATCATATCAACCCATTTATCTGACTCCGACGAAATCTGATTGGCTGCAGCCAATGGAGTAGTATTATATGACTCCAAGCTTTCTGAATCAGGCCCCAGCATTGCAGTTTCGAGTTCCTTTAGCTTGTGCTTCAGGCCAGTACCATCACTAGTGAAGCACGAACTGTTACCTGAAGAGTGGTACGTGTCATTAGGAGAATGATGCATGTCCGAAGGACATGAATCAGAACCTTGGTGCATCATGGAATTGTCACCAGCAAAGAAAGTATCAACAGGAGGAGAATCGGAGACAAGTTCATTAGAATTTCCAGTGGATGATTCAACATAGCAGTATTGGTTGTGTTTTAAGGCAGAGAATTGTGTCTGCTGACCACAATCAGCATAAAGTAATTGGTTGCTATTCGGGTTGTTAATGGAAGGCAGGGAAAAAGATTCTTGATCCTCTACGGGTTGGTTATAGAACCTGTTAAACTCATTGATATCCTTCGCGTTTAGAGAAGGCCTCATTGTGAAATCAATTTAGATATCCAGAAGACAATAGTACCAATTCCAGCATACAACCGGGTTGAAATCGTTAACAGAAAGTTCTCCAGCTCCAAGCTTTAGCATTCACATACATAACAGATAGAAATTATCAATAATGAGTAATGAGGAATCTGAAAAAACACCAACTATAAAGAACAACTCTAACTTAATTTAGGAGTGTAAAGTGTTGCAGAAATGTTTTTGTTCACAAGTCCTAAAAAGCAGTTGGACCAATGTTTTAGGAGCTACCTTTtcttttcataatttttttaaaaaggtcTAGGTTGAAGGGTTAGGTCCCTACAGCCTTGGCCCTTTAGATCTTCCATAAAAACACTGAAAACCAAAACTTTCATGATTATAAATGAAATTCATTAAAGTCATCTCAGATTTACTGGCAAACAAATAACTCCCATCAACAGAGAATGGAAAAAGCAGTTTCAAATGCTCTATAAAAGTAACAAACAACTGAAGCTTACCACTTGCATACTAACAGCAGATATTAGCTAAACATAAATAAAATAACCCCAAAAAAGAACCAAGAACAAAAAAACGAAAGGGAAGAGTAAGTAAGACGCATAAGGGGTTTCAAGTTTATACAAAAAGATCCAATTTTTTCAAGAATTCAATCTACCTAAATCTTTAGAGGAAAACGGGGTTTTAAGTTTATACAAAAAGATCCAATTTTTTCAAGAATTAAATCTATCTAAATCTTCAGATTATCACATGAAGTAAAAAAGGAAGAAATACCTGATACTCAGAGGAGATATCTTTAAGCAGAAGTCCAACAACACAAGTGAAGCAATTATCAAAAAATGCTAACTTTAAACACGGCATATTCCATTTTGGGAAGCCCTCAAGTCTTGGCCACTAGTGGTGAAGAAGCCAGCTGAAAAAATGACCAATGAAAGTCAAAACAAAATTTCACAGCAATGGGGCCTCAAGGAGAGCATCAATCTTGATTTTCAGCTTTGTAATAATATTCCGGAAAAAATAGTTATGCTGATTTTCGTCGCTTAACTTCAGAAGATATTTTTAGTCAGCATTAAACGTACAATAATCATTGACTATTTGACTCCATAATATGGATTAAGGAGTAGCGAGGTAGGCGAGTGCAACATTAGCTGAAGGCCCAAAAAAAAAAGTTACATGGTGTTtgcattaaataaataaattacaaaattTTGTGTGGTTATACATTGTTTATCAGTTAATCTTAATTAGATAGTACTATGTATTCTTATTTCTTACAATATTATGATTAAATTTACTGATAATATTAAATGCGAGAAATCAGAAACTTTTGACTGTTACAAGAACCCCATACCTAACTCCGCGGCAAAAGAATAACTATCGCATTTATTATTAGCAAATTAATGCCAACCTTTGGCCATCTCCTAATAGTAAATAATGTTCTACGTTAAATAATCTCCATTCGTTGTCCATAACTGACCGTCTTACTTTCTCTCTTCTTAAAATTGTAGTAGTATCTGTTTTTAAAGATAAACTTTTTAGCAACACTTGTAGTTTGTCATTACTCAAGGAATTTAGTATAATATTGCACCTACTTTTGTTTAAACAACATTCaaattattcaaaagaaaaagttttttTCCAATTTCATTTGGTATATCCAACTCTCCTTTTGTAATAACTGCATCTAAACAACAGAACACACTTTCACTGGATGAAGAGAATACTGTATTTCAAATTTAACAATTAAGTAGCAACTATTTctttctatcttttatttttgtaaaGGCAATTTGTTTATATTTGATAAGTTATGTGCCTTGTTATGTTTTGATAATCTAACAAGTTTAATGATTAGAACCAGATTGGGAACCTGTTACACATACTCAAGGTGCCAAAACACAACAACTTTCAAATCGGGCACAAGTTCAACAGCTAGAATCAAAGAGACGACAGAGGGAACATATAGACATTAGTTCCCCTGCTGACTGTACCAGTCAACTGCTCACAGCTGTAAAGTCGATGCAACTGTTCCTCTGCACACACGCAACAATGTGAACAGTGCAACAGTCACCTTATGGGGAATGCCTTGTACCAGATATTTGCTTGCATCatccaagtgacatcacttgGATAGTATTAACATGAAGCAATGAAGAAAATATACACGTGCACATCCGATAATTAATCAAGTTTCCTCTCAAGTGTGTTGTCATCTTGCAAGTAACTTGCAGGCTTCAAGagcaaagaacaacataacgaaggaccgGTTTCCAACATTGTGTtattacatgtccttagttgtgttgcacctttgttagagtgatttacttgtaattcctacttagcttagttagaagcattgtctAGGAAACCATTTGTAaaaccataaaccttgtgtttgtgtcttggctagagttaatcgagttgtgagctttgtaatagagttattacaaagaggcttgtaatggagttattacaagtgagtgagagattaagagtttaattcctaagtaataataggttgtaatctaaaagttgctcggttagtgaagttgaaatcctacgagtgaaGGTCATGGTTTTTAATCCCGCGAGCTGGGAGTTTTCCATGTAAAACTCTGTTGTGTCACTTACTTATCTCTTATTGTGTGTATTCtatgggaactgatagagaactaggttctctattcagtttggtggaccctaagtTTCTATCAATTGATATCAAAgtaggttctttctatcaggctaacacctagaaaggatccaaatggctgctccaccaaactttgaagaaggtcaatcaacctacagaccaccTAGATTCAATGGACAGTACTATAGATAgtggaagacaaggatgcatgattttatcatggctgaagattcagaGCTCTGGGATGTTATCTGTGATGGTGCCTTCGTCCCAATGAAAACCATTGGTGAACCAGCAGTGACAGTTCCCAAGACAAGGAAGGAGTACAATGATGTTGAGCGCAAAGCTATAGAGAAGAACTTCCGAACAAAAAAGATTCTCCTCTGTGGTATTGGACCTGATGAATACAACAAGATCTCTGCCTATCAATCAGCCAAGGAGATCTGGGACTCTCTCCAAACGGCACATGAAGAaacaactcaagtcaagcagtcGAAGATCGACATGCTAACcactgagtatgaactcttcagGATAAAGGATGATGAATCCATTAAGGATATGCACACTCGATTCACCTCTATCATCAACGAGCTCTACTCTCTATGAGAGATTATTCCAAGGAACAAACTTGTTAGGAAAATACTCAGTGTATTACCTAGTTCCTGGGAAAATAAAGTAAATGCTATCACGGAGGCAAAGGATCTGCAAAAGttgaccattgatgaactcattagAAATCTAAAGAcctatgaaatgaagaagaagaaggaccaTGAAAGAAGAGAGCCCAAAAAGGAGAAGAACCCGGTCCTCAAGGAAGACAATAACgattcaagtggtgaggatgctgaCATGGCCTACCTGACGAAGggatttcagaaaatggttcgtaggaatggaggcattccaaaaaggggAAGCTCCAACAAGCCAAAAGGCTATGACTTGTGTCATAAATGCAGTAAGCCAGGACACTTCATCAAATACTATCCTCTCCACAAGCAAGACTCGTACAAGCACAATACAGACAAAACCGTCAAGATGAACTCAGTTCCTGACAAAAGATTCAAGAGAAAAGAAACCGCTAACAATGTggtgaaacaagctcttgctgcatgggaAAATTCTTCCAGCGAATCTGGAGAAGATGATGAACAGGGTGATACCTCCATGATGGCAGTTGAAAGtgaagcagctgaatatgactctATATTTGCCCTGATGGCAAAATctgtcgatgatgaagatgatgatgatgatgatgatgatgatgatgatgatgatgatgagagcaGTGAAAGGAATCAGCCAGAAATAGTATATGGATAGTGGTTGTTCTAAGCATATGTCTGGAAGCATcgatgatttcctttcactcaaagctctgcaaggagggagtgtgtcctttggcaaTGGCAAAAAAGGATACATTATGggagtaggaagaattggaaagACGCTCACTCACTCAATTGAGAATGTGTATTATGTAAATGGCTTGAATATAGCCTACTGCGTGTCTCTCAAATCTAcgacaaaggaaacaaagtggaatttgtgtcaaaaaCCTGTACAGTCACAAATTTCGTGACTGGTGAAGTGGTTCTGGTggcaaaaagatacaaaaatatttATGTTATTGATTTTGAATCCTTGCACAATGGGTATCTTACATGCTTGAGTGGCAATGCCGAACTGTGGCACAGAAGATTGGGCTATGCAAGCTTTACATTGCTGAACAAATTGGTCAAGAATGACCTGGTTCATAGGCTGCCTAAGTCAAGtttcaaagatcacaaggtgtgtgatgcatgtgtaaaaggaAAGCAAGTCAGGTCCTCCTTCAAACCCAAAAAGGAAGTGagtacctcaaggccacttgatctcctCCATACGGATCTATGTGGGCCTATGAGGGTGCCAAatagaggaggaaagaagtacgTTTTCGTCATAGCGGATGACTACTCCAGATTCACCTGGACTTTGTTCTtcagaaccaaggatgaaacttttAAGTGTTTGCTGCTTTTGTGAAGAAGAGCCATAATGTCGTGAGTCTAAGATCTGATCACGGCACAAAGTTTGATAACGCAAAATTCGATGAATTTTGTGCTGAAAATGGTATAAGTCATAATTtttcagctccaagaacaccccaacaaaatggtgttgtggagaggaaaaataggactcttgaagacatggcaaaGACAATGCTAATTGACAGTGATGTTGCAAAAAGTTTCTGAGCAGAGGCAGTCAACACTGCGTGCTACTTAATGAACAAGTGCATGATCAAGTCTCTCTTGAACAAAACCCCGTATGAACTGCTGAACGGGAGAAAACCCAATCTAACACATTTGAGGACGTTTAGCTGCAAATGCTTCATTCTCAATAATGGGAAGGAAGCACTGggaaaatttgatgccaaaagtgatgaaggaatcctTCTTGGCTATTTATCACAAAGCAAAGCCTACAAGGTctacaacaaaagaactcaatatgttgaggaaagcatacatgtgatctttgatgaatcacaccACCTATGTGACAAAGATTCACATGATAAGGTTGATCAGGATGGAGAGCAGTCAAAGGTTCCTGCTGAAGTCATTGATATGGCAAATGGAAAGGCTAACATGATGAGTCAGGTCAAGGAATAAAATGAAGATGGTGCAGCTAACTCTCCAACTGATACAGAGGAACATGGTCCCtcaatcacaacaactgaagcagagAACAGAGTTATTGATACCATGCAAGGAACTCCTGATGCTGAGTAGAGAAGTGACACTCATGTCAACAATGGATCTCATTCATAGGAACCTGGATCCTCTCGTAATGAGATTCAGGCGTGAACAAGAAACACAAAAGTTCACACCCTCTTACTCCTCTTGACTAAGGGATTCAAACCTTATCAAGTCAAGAAACGATCATGCCCCAACCTCAGGAAGTGCGAccgacactcaaccgagtgaacccggtcgagcaatcttgttagatactttctacccaactcacccatgatcaagagaagacatgatttcattaattagatagtaggaagatcatatatacaatactaaatcgtctcattggttacatcatttttaagtttcaagatacacacattcttatgattcgagtggaacaagagatcaaaacacaacataatctatTTGAATTTTGtagcacccatatacaacccacatagtatctACAGAGcatctaaaagatacaaaagagtgttatgatagtgccggcaacaaggccccggctatacc of Nicotiana tomentosiformis chromosome 7, ASM39032v3, whole genome shotgun sequence contains these proteins:
- the LOC104116952 gene encoding scarecrow-like protein 21; translated protein: MRPSLNAKDINEFNRFYNQPVEDQESFSLPSINNPNSNQLLYADCGQQTQFSALKHNQYCYVESSTGNSNELVSDSPPVDTFFAGDNSMMHQGSDSCPSDMHHSPNDTYHSSGNSSCFTSDGTGLKHKLKELETAMLGPDSESLESYNTTPLAAANQISSESDKWVDMMEMMPNGDLKQVLIACAKAIADNNLVTAEWLMSELRTVVSVCGSPMQRLGAYMLEGLVARLASSGSSIYKALRCKEPTSVELMSYMHLLYEICPYFKFGYLSANGAIVDAVKEENTIHIIDFQIAQGSQWITLIHALAARPGGPPRIRITGIDDSTSAYARGGGIEIVGRRLSSIAASCNVPFEFHSVAASCSDVEIEHLKVRPGEPLAVNFALVLHHMPDESVGTKNHRDRLLRMVKSLSPKIVTLVEQESNTNTVQFFPRFLETLNYYLSIFESIDVALPRDHKQRINVEQHCLAREIVNIIACEGAERVERHELLERWRSRFLMAGFNPYPLSSSVNATIKTLLENYYQSYTLDERNGALYLGWMNRDLVASCAWK
- the LOC117281656 gene encoding uncharacterized protein, whose amino-acid sequence is MAEDSELWDVICDGAFVPMKTIGEPAVTVPKTRKEYNDVERKAIEKNFRTKKILLCGIGPDEYNKISAYQSAKEIWDSLQTAHEETTQVKQSKIDMLTTEYELFRIKDDESIKDMHTRFTSIINELYSL
- the LOC138895589 gene encoding rRNA-processing protein EFG1-like translates to MKKKKDHERREPKKEKNPVLKEDNNDSSGEDADMAYLTKGFQKMVRRNGGIPKRGSSNKPKGYDLCHKCSKPGHFIKYYPLHKQDSYKHNTDKTVKMNSVPDKRFKRKETANNVVKQALAAWENSSSESGEDDEQGDTSMMAVESEAAEYDSIFALMAKSVDDEDDDDDDDDDDDDDDESSERNQPEIVYG